One window of the Pseudofrankia sp. DC12 genome contains the following:
- a CDS encoding SAM-dependent methyltransferase: MPPARLVPGPIDGLPRRPVPERPWDVSLDQVTSAGICDYLLDGKDLLTVDRVAGEQALAVFPSLRASVRENRAFARRAVAYIAQLGFRTFLDVGIGFPDRPPLHEVIQDITPDTRVIYVDNDLRVLLHARALLKGRATQRIEYLDADLRDPWPLVRRIEDEAFCYPDQPIALSLTGILHLLPDADDPHAIVAELRAALPAGSALILSHLTADAAPDQVAALATTWQDAGLTIQPRSRDEIARFTAGLDLLGTGLTSCHRWQPPGTRPSRRTTRDAQVSCYATVART, from the coding sequence ATGCCACCGGCACGTCTCGTCCCTGGCCCGATCGACGGTCTGCCGCGCCGACCGGTCCCGGAACGCCCCTGGGACGTCAGCCTCGATCAGGTCACCTCTGCCGGGATCTGCGACTACCTCCTGGACGGCAAGGACCTCCTCACCGTCGACCGGGTCGCTGGGGAACAGGCCCTCGCGGTGTTCCCGAGCCTGCGGGCCAGCGTCCGGGAGAACCGTGCCTTCGCCCGCCGGGCCGTCGCCTACATCGCCCAACTCGGGTTCCGAACGTTCCTCGACGTGGGGATCGGCTTCCCGGACCGCCCGCCTCTGCACGAGGTCATCCAGGACATCACCCCGGACACGCGGGTGATCTACGTCGACAACGACCTACGAGTCCTCCTGCACGCCCGCGCGCTGCTGAAAGGCCGCGCGACCCAGCGGATCGAGTACCTCGACGCCGACCTGCGCGACCCCTGGCCCCTCGTGCGCCGTATCGAGGACGAGGCTTTCTGCTACCCCGACCAGCCCATAGCCCTCAGCCTCACCGGCATCCTGCACCTGCTTCCCGACGCCGACGACCCGCACGCGATCGTCGCCGAGCTGCGCGCCGCGCTCCCGGCGGGCAGCGCGCTGATCCTCAGCCACCTCACCGCCGACGCAGCCCCCGACCAGGTCGCTGCCCTCGCCACGACCTGGCAGGACGCCGGCCTCACCATCCAACCCCGCAGCCGCGACGAGATCGCCCGCTTCACCGCCGGCCTGGACCTCCTCGGCACCGGGCTGACCTCCTGCCACCGCTGGCAACCCCCGGGCACCCGCCCAAGTCGCAGGACCACCCGCGACGCCCAGGTCAGCTGCTATGCCACCGTCGCCCGCACCTAG
- a CDS encoding ATP-binding protein → MSGTLASAVPVAPIAAAQFPPTTEAIPRIRASTVATLTGWSLDPEAVELAEIVVAELATNAVRASGPGDEFVAVRLSVTGCMVTIEVWNRDDSTVPSVTRPDPDSETGRGLLMVEALCSRWSWYRTPSGGVAVLAQFPGRLLPVPRGGADEPPMPTRRPQPVDEPLMPLTVYTGYSTDPAVITRVCARLRALDDWPHPAGQAPVGPAPVSSATDSGHRSDLPCADRTDTQALSREAAGTGGGGVR, encoded by the coding sequence GTGAGCGGCACCCTGGCCTCGGCCGTGCCGGTCGCCCCGATCGCGGCGGCCCAGTTCCCCCCGACCACCGAAGCCATTCCGCGGATACGCGCGAGCACCGTGGCGACCCTCACCGGCTGGTCCCTGGACCCGGAAGCCGTCGAGCTCGCGGAGATTGTCGTGGCCGAGTTGGCCACGAACGCTGTGCGCGCAAGTGGGCCTGGGGATGAGTTCGTGGCGGTCCGGCTGTCTGTGACGGGCTGCATGGTCACCATCGAGGTCTGGAACCGCGACGACAGCACTGTTCCGTCCGTGACCCGTCCCGACCCGGACAGCGAGACCGGCCGTGGTCTGCTGATGGTCGAGGCGCTGTGTAGCCGATGGTCGTGGTACCGGACGCCGTCGGGCGGCGTCGCCGTGTTGGCGCAGTTCCCCGGCCGGCTGCTGCCGGTCCCGCGTGGCGGTGCCGATGAGCCGCCGATGCCGACCCGGCGGCCACAACCCGTGGACGAGCCGCTGATGCCCCTGACCGTCTACACGGGCTACAGCACCGACCCGGCGGTCATCACCCGGGTCTGCGCGCGCCTACGAGCGCTCGACGACTGGCCCCACCCCGCCGGGCAAGCGCCGGTCGGCCCGGCGCCCGTGAGCAGCGCGACCGACTCGGGCCACCGGTCTGATCTGCCGTGCGCGGATCGGACAGACACGCAGGCGCTCAGTCGCGAAGCGGCCGGAACCGGTGGGGGTGGTGTCCGGTGA
- a CDS encoding thiopeptide-type bacteriocin biosynthesis protein, whose amino-acid sequence MPDASPEQLVEAVHAALAGGEVSAIAASYGLPADQLEAALTTYHAAGTAAVTRSTDRWYTTRLAFADQRRAEKTMATVVGPLLDTLCVGPMPVDWWFTRRESDWRVYLRHPDPAVLGVFLHDLGRGRPVAATQPLVHDPDMRPYGGPAGLAIAYQLFVAESHGILAYARSSLPLERRDLSILVVDVLLAAAGLSFVARGGVYAQAIALGRHNEAVEPAGARMLAAKLHEVLTNPNVRKAAAVGPWADACVAAGGQFAAMDAAGLLSRGLIDVLAAVVRAQWARLGLSSTVQAVLALAAHDAYGQ is encoded by the coding sequence TTGCCTGACGCGTCGCCGGAACAACTCGTCGAGGCCGTTCACGCCGCGCTCGCCGGCGGCGAGGTATCCGCGATCGCGGCCAGCTACGGCCTGCCCGCCGACCAGCTCGAGGCCGCGCTCACGACGTATCACGCGGCGGGGACGGCGGCGGTGACACGGTCGACGGACCGCTGGTACACGACCCGGTTGGCTTTCGCCGATCAGCGGCGCGCGGAGAAGACGATGGCCACCGTGGTCGGCCCGCTGTTGGACACGTTGTGCGTCGGGCCGATGCCGGTCGACTGGTGGTTCACCCGCCGGGAGAGTGACTGGCGGGTGTACCTGCGTCATCCGGACCCGGCCGTGCTCGGCGTGTTCCTGCATGACCTGGGCAGAGGGCGGCCTGTCGCGGCGACGCAGCCGCTGGTCCACGACCCGGACATGCGGCCGTACGGCGGGCCGGCTGGTCTGGCGATCGCCTACCAGCTGTTCGTCGCCGAGAGCCACGGCATCCTGGCCTACGCGCGTTCCAGTCTGCCGCTGGAACGCCGCGATCTGTCGATCCTCGTGGTGGACGTGCTGCTGGCCGCGGCGGGCCTGAGCTTCGTGGCCCGCGGTGGCGTCTACGCGCAGGCAATCGCCCTGGGACGTCACAACGAGGCGGTCGAGCCTGCGGGCGCCCGGATGCTGGCCGCGAAGCTGCACGAGGTCCTTACTAACCCGAACGTGCGCAAGGCGGCTGCCGTCGGGCCCTGGGCGGATGCCTGCGTGGCCGCGGGGGGCCAGTTCGCGGCGATGGACGCTGCCGGGCTGCTGTCGCGTGGGCTGATCGACGTGTTGGCGGCTGTCGTGCGGGCGCAGTGGGCGCGCCTCGGGTTGTCCTCGACCGTGCAGGCTGTCCTCGCTCTCGCCGCGCACGACGCCTACGGCCAGTGA
- a CDS encoding SAM-dependent methyltransferase, with protein MILNESEQRRSPVDLRTDMPHSARMYDYFLGGKDNFPADREAAEQVLDEFPQARTVALSNRAFLRRATRFLAAEAGIRQFLDIGTGIPTSPNLHEVAQKIAPETRVVYVDNNPIVLAHARALLTSDPEGRTAYLDADLLDPATILNSEEVMGTLDLTRPVGLSLIAVLHFLPDDTDPYGLVVKLLDALAPGSYLTATHATADFAREQADQAAEIYRARGIPAQARSRAEVEFFFDGLDLVAPGIALAHRWRPDLTDDVAERPADGADIGLTDVDVSCWAAVGWKP; from the coding sequence GTGATCCTGAACGAATCCGAGCAGCGGCGCTCTCCTGTCGATCTGCGGACGGATATGCCGCACTCGGCGCGGATGTATGACTATTTCCTCGGCGGCAAGGACAATTTCCCCGCCGACCGGGAAGCCGCCGAACAGGTCCTGGACGAGTTCCCACAGGCCAGAACCGTGGCCCTGTCAAACAGGGCCTTTCTGCGCCGTGCCACCAGGTTCCTCGCGGCCGAGGCGGGAATCCGCCAGTTCCTCGATATCGGTACTGGCATTCCGACGTCGCCCAACCTGCACGAGGTCGCGCAGAAAATCGCGCCGGAAACGCGGGTCGTTTACGTCGACAATAATCCCATTGTTCTGGCGCACGCCCGCGCCCTGTTGACCAGCGACCCGGAAGGGAGAACCGCCTACCTGGACGCGGACCTCCTCGACCCCGCGACGATCCTCAACTCTGAGGAGGTCATGGGCACCCTGGACCTGACCCGCCCGGTCGGCCTGTCCCTGATCGCGGTCCTGCACTTTTTGCCCGATGACACCGACCCGTACGGCCTAGTCGTCAAGCTGCTGGACGCGCTGGCGCCCGGTAGCTATCTGACGGCCACGCACGCCACCGCTGACTTCGCTCGGGAACAAGCCGACCAGGCCGCCGAGATCTACCGAGCCCGCGGTATCCCTGCCCAGGCGCGTAGCCGTGCCGAGGTCGAGTTCTTCTTCGACGGCCTGGACCTGGTCGCCCCGGGGATCGCCCTGGCGCATCGCTGGCGGCCCGACCTGACAGACGACGTCGCCGAACGCCCCGCTGACGGTGCGGACATCGGGCTGACCGACGTGGACGTGTCCTGCTGGGCGGCAGTCGGATGGAAGCCCTAA
- a CDS encoding GNAT family N-acetyltransferase, translating to MTVTFSVYQAGCGLEDELARLCSQALHGRTDRRPVTADLVASRLAAGAGQPVTLLAAVRDPDRRLIAAAALRWPYVRTGIGRLWGPVVHPHRQGHRLGTGLLAAISQRFGDPSGLPAVTTTEIPSAATAAHALFTRARWARLDGPLLLRGPIPPDLGTPPPAAVHTAQTTTPTDLAAQISRLYAATYPDHDPRTAHDTLRRWSTDHRYHPSGLLLTGSADQPTAAALLYPLTNHHVDDEPSELLIADLLTDRCLTAVEQFTTCRDLVRAALLHGAGHGATVARAVLPAHRAQAIAALDAAGVTRRDRFTLYTPPTTS from the coding sequence ATGACCGTCACCTTCAGCGTCTACCAGGCGGGCTGCGGGCTGGAGGACGAACTCGCCCGGTTGTGCTCCCAGGCCCTCCACGGCCGGACCGACCGACGGCCGGTCACCGCTGACCTGGTCGCGTCCCGGCTCGCCGCCGGCGCGGGCCAACCGGTGACCCTCCTTGCCGCGGTCCGTGACCCCGACCGCCGGCTGATCGCCGCCGCCGCGTTGCGCTGGCCCTACGTCCGCACCGGCATCGGCCGGCTCTGGGGACCCGTCGTCCACCCCCACCGCCAAGGCCACCGGCTGGGCACCGGCCTGCTCGCCGCCATCAGCCAGCGCTTTGGCGATCCCAGCGGGCTGCCGGCCGTCACCACGACCGAGATCCCCAGCGCGGCCACCGCCGCGCACGCCCTGTTCACCCGAGCACGCTGGGCCCGCCTCGACGGCCCACTGCTACTACGCGGCCCGATCCCTCCCGACCTCGGCACCCCACCACCCGCGGCGGTCCACACCGCGCAGACCACCACGCCAACAGACCTGGCCGCACAGATCAGCAGGCTCTACGCCGCGACCTACCCCGACCACGACCCCCGCACCGCCCACGACACCCTGCGGCGCTGGAGCACCGACCACCGCTACCACCCCTCGGGACTCCTGCTCACCGGCTCCGCCGACCAGCCCACCGCCGCGGCCCTGCTCTACCCGCTCACCAACCACCACGTCGACGACGAGCCGTCGGAGCTACTCATCGCCGACCTTCTCACCGACCGGTGCCTTACGGCCGTCGAGCAGTTCACTACCTGCCGCGATCTCGTACGCGCAGCGCTTCTCCATGGCGCCGGGCACGGCGCGACCGTCGCCCGCGCTGTCCTGCCCGCCCACCGGGCCCAGGCCATCGCAGCGCTCGACGCCGCCGGCGTGACCCGCCGCGATCGCTTCACCCTCTACACCCCGCCCACAACGTCATGA
- a CDS encoding methyltransferase — translation MTAPGSRPGDNSWVQGAVEHALAPSYQAHTATLRGVVRQRLVTRALLAHLPTPPGRILDVGGGEGTQAAALARLGYEVTICDPDPAMLRQADERLSAGDAAVRDRITLVCGDGHDAASLVGGGWDGVLCHGVLMYLTDPAALLRVLAEVTGAGGVISVVGKNGTALALRAGLQGRWHDTLSLLDEEPHAAGTATEIGNLGVRSRGDDPRQIQDLLAAAGTEPLAWYGIRMFTAHLGDTPPGPDLDTVVEAEWRAGERDPYRGVARLFHLIHQRRP, via the coding sequence ATGACCGCACCCGGATCCCGCCCTGGCGACAACAGTTGGGTACAGGGCGCTGTCGAGCACGCCCTCGCGCCCAGCTACCAGGCCCACACCGCGACGCTGCGGGGCGTCGTCCGTCAGCGCTTGGTTACGCGCGCGCTGCTCGCGCACCTCCCGACCCCGCCGGGACGGATTCTCGATGTCGGCGGTGGGGAGGGCACCCAGGCCGCCGCGCTCGCCCGGCTCGGCTATGAGGTCACGATCTGCGACCCGGACCCGGCGATGCTGCGCCAGGCCGACGAGCGGCTGTCCGCCGGCGACGCGGCCGTCCGCGACCGGATCACGCTGGTCTGCGGCGACGGCCATGACGCCGCCTCCCTTGTCGGCGGCGGCTGGGATGGCGTGCTGTGTCACGGCGTGCTGATGTACCTGACCGACCCGGCCGCCTTGCTGCGCGTCCTGGCCGAGGTGACCGGGGCCGGTGGGGTGATCTCGGTCGTCGGGAAGAACGGCACCGCGCTCGCGCTGCGCGCGGGGCTGCAGGGCCGCTGGCACGACACCCTCAGCCTCCTCGACGAGGAGCCGCACGCCGCGGGCACGGCGACCGAGATCGGGAACCTCGGCGTACGCAGCCGCGGCGACGACCCCCGCCAGATCCAGGACCTCCTCGCCGCTGCAGGCACGGAGCCTCTCGCCTGGTACGGCATCCGCATGTTCACTGCCCATCTCGGGGACACCCCACCCGGCCCCGATCTCGACACCGTGGTCGAGGCCGAGTGGCGCGCTGGGGAACGTGACCCGTACCGGGGAGTCGCCCGCCTCTTCCATCTGATCCACCAGCGCCGGCCATGA